The nucleotide window CTTTGGGACTCCCAACGGCGGTGGATCCTTGGCTTGATGAGAAAACCTTTGCTTTTATTAAATCCGATAAGAAAATGGCGCATGGTAAGATTCATTTCGTGTTACCTGGTGTGCCCGGGCAAACTGAGATCTGCGAGCTAGAGCTTGAACAGGTGCAGCGTAAACTCTCACCCTAGAATAGCGTTGCTGCTGGACGTCTTTTGGGCTGACGCGTACAGTACAAGCAGCAATAGGTTAACATGGCAAATAACAAACTCGCATTAAATGACGTGTTTTTTGCACTCGATGAGTTGGCTCCTCGGCATTTCGCTGCAGACTGGGATAACGTTGGTCCTTTGATCGTTCCCCAAAAAGGCATGTTCGTAGAGCGGGTTATGTTGTGCATTGATTTGACTGAACGCGTGTTGGCCGAAGCAATACAAAAAAAATGCCAATTGATTGTAGCGTATCACCCAACTATTTTTAAAGGGTTGAATCGATTGATTGTAGATGCCCAATCTGATTTCACTCAACGCGTGGCTGTTCAATGCATCCAGAAGGGCATAGCTGTATACAGTCCGCACACTGCACTTGATGCAAGTCCCGGTGGCCTCAATGACTGGTTGTGCGAAGCTTTTGATACCAGAAATATTCTACCGCTAAAATCTGTCGACTCCGAAGCAAACAAGCAAGTTAAGATAGTGGTCTTCGTTCCCGAGAGTCATGCTGATTCTTTGCGTGAAGCACTTGCTGAAGTTGGCGTGGGTGTCATTGGAAACTATACAAAGTGTTCATACAACTTGAAGGGCTGGGGCACTTTTTGCGGAAACGAAAAAAGTCGGCCGGCGCGAGGAAAGAAAAATCAACTTGAAAAGGTAGAAGAGCTTCGTTTGGAAATGCTTTGCTCACTGAATAGGCTCAATGCTGTAGCCCGCTGTATTGCTGAACACCATCCCTACGAGGAGCCCGCCTGGGACGCTATTCCTTTGCAGAGCAAACCCCACATCCAGGCCGCACAAGGACGCGTGTGTGAGTTAAAGAAAGCTCAGACACTCAAGCAGTTGGTCTCGGCAGTCAAAAGCCATCTTAATCTATCCAGCGTGCGTGTTGCTGCTCCAGCGGACTTGCGTAAGGGGGGCGCTAAAATCTCAGAAATAGCGCTTTGTGCGGGTGCTGGGGGCAGTGTTTTTTCAGGAAGCCACTACCAAGCTTACCTTACTGGAGAAATGCGTCATCATGACGTACTTGCCTATGTCGAGCAGGGCTCCGTGGTGATTCTTTGCGAGCACAGCCATTCGGAACGTGGTTATCTCTCAGTTTTTGCACAAAAACTAAAAGCGATACTTCCTAGAGGTGTTGATATTTTTTTATCCAAACAGGATGTTGAACCTTTGCAGGTTGTATGAACGGTGAAGCAAGCGCCAACAGAACCACAGGATGAATCGTTAGTTTGGCGAGATGATGCGATTGTCAAAGCCCGTTCTTTGAGCAAGGTGTATCAAATGGGCGATGTGCAAGTGCACGCCTTGCGTAGCGTTGATTTTGATTTGTTCGAAGGTGAACTTGTGGTGTTAGTGGGTGCTTCGGGTAGCGGAAAATCGACACTCTTAAATATTGTTGGTGGTTTGGATTCCCCTAGCGATGGGGATGTGCACTATCGCGGAAAATTGATATCGAGTTATGGTGAAAAAGAACTTACTGGGTACAGGCGCGATCACATAGGCTTTGTTTTTCAATTCTATAATCTTATTCCGTCGCTTACGGCTAAGGAGAACGTAGAGCTTGTTACAGAGGTATCTCGCAGTCCCTTGGATCCCGCTAAGGCTTTGAGTCTTGTCGGTCTGGAGGATCGGCAGGATCATTTTCCTGCTCAACTGTCCGGGGGCGAGCAGCAACGGGTGGCGATTGCTAGGGCCGTAGCCAAACAGCCACAGCTTTTGTTGTGCGATGAGCCTACTGGAGCGCTCGATTACACCACTGGTATTCGTGTGCTTGAAGTATTGGAGCAGGTCAATCGCGAACTGGGGACTACGACCGTGGTGATTACCCACAACGCGCCCATCGCCGAGATGGCTGATCGCGTAATTACGCTTTCTGATGGTCATATTTCAGGTACGCGAAAAAACGAGTCTAAGGTCAAAGCAGAAGATCTGAGATGGTAAAAGCAATTGATCGAAAGTTGATAAGAGATTGTCGCCGCTTGATCGGGCAGATTGCTAGCATAGCACTTGTCGTTGCGAGTGGCGTTGCCAGCTATTGTGCAGTGCAAAGTACTTATCGATCGCTACAGCAATCGCGGAGGGAGTATTATTCTCGTTTTGCATTTGCCGATGCCTTTCTTTCGCTAAAGCGTGCGCCTGAGCAACTGAAAGAGTCCTTCGATCGTCTTGCGGGTGTCTCTTTTTCGGACACTCGTGTTGTTGAGCTCGCTTCTTTGCCCATGCCAGGTATGGACGAGCCGGCTTCTGCTTCGCTGGTTTCGCTTCCGGAACACGGTCAGGCGACGATCAATCGCGTACATATTAAAGACGGCCACTATCCTGCGGTTGGTAGCGATGAAGTTCTGCTCTTTGAGACATTTGCTAAGGCCCATCATCTAAAAACGGGGGATCATCTTTCGGTGGTGTTGCGTGGTATGAAGCGTGAACTACGCATTGCTGGCCTTGCTATGTCTCCCGAGTTTTTATTTCCGATGAGCCCAACAGAAATGATGCCAGACGAAAAACGTTTCGCTGTCCTTTGGATGAGGCGGGATGCTCTGGCGGCCATGAGTGATATGCGTGG belongs to Myxococcales bacterium and includes:
- a CDS encoding ABC transporter ATP-binding protein, which translates into the protein MGDVQVHALRSVDFDLFEGELVVLVGASGSGKSTLLNIVGGLDSPSDGDVHYRGKLISSYGEKELTGYRRDHIGFVFQFYNLIPSLTAKENVELVTEVSRSPLDPAKALSLVGLEDRQDHFPAQLSGGEQQRVAIARAVAKQPQLLLCDEPTGALDYTTGIRVLEVLEQVNRELGTTTVVITHNAPIAEMADRVITLSDGHISGTRKNESKVKAEDLRW
- a CDS encoding Nif3-like dinuclear metal center hexameric protein; the protein is MANNKLALNDVFFALDELAPRHFAADWDNVGPLIVPQKGMFVERVMLCIDLTERVLAEAIQKKCQLIVAYHPTIFKGLNRLIVDAQSDFTQRVAVQCIQKGIAVYSPHTALDASPGGLNDWLCEAFDTRNILPLKSVDSEANKQVKIVVFVPESHADSLREALAEVGVGVIGNYTKCSYNLKGWGTFCGNEKSRPARGKKNQLEKVEELRLEMLCSLNRLNAVARCIAEHHPYEEPAWDAIPLQSKPHIQAAQGRVCELKKAQTLKQLVSAVKSHLNLSSVRVAAPADLRKGGAKISEIALCAGAGGSVFSGSHYQAYLTGEMRHHDVLAYVEQGSVVILCEHSHSERGYLSVFAQKLKAILPRGVDIFLSKQDVEPLQVV